The following proteins are encoded in a genomic region of Mycobacterium sp. 155:
- a CDS encoding sulfite exporter TauE/SafE family protein — protein MILIALAGVGAGAINAIVGSGTLITFPTLVTLGFPPVTATMSNAVGLVAGGVSGTWGYRRELRGQWNRLRWQIPGSLIGAGLGSWLLLHLPEKVFVQVVPVLLILALVLVVIGPRIQAWARRRADESGQSADHISPQRMAALVFGTFVVGIYGGYFTAAQGILLIAVMGALLPESIQRMNAAKNLLALLVNIVAAAAYTIVAFDRISWTAAGLIAVGSLVGGFLGAHYGRRLSPNALRGVIVVVGLIGLYRLVTV, from the coding sequence ATGATCTTGATTGCCTTGGCCGGAGTCGGGGCGGGGGCGATCAACGCCATCGTCGGATCGGGCACGCTGATCACGTTTCCCACGCTGGTGACGCTGGGCTTTCCTCCGGTCACCGCGACGATGTCCAATGCCGTCGGCCTGGTTGCCGGTGGCGTCTCGGGCACCTGGGGGTACCGCCGCGAGCTGCGCGGGCAGTGGAACCGGCTGCGCTGGCAGATTCCCGGCTCGCTGATCGGCGCCGGATTGGGCTCCTGGCTTCTGCTGCACCTGCCGGAGAAAGTGTTCGTCCAGGTGGTTCCGGTGCTGTTGATCCTGGCGCTGGTGCTGGTGGTTATCGGTCCGCGGATCCAGGCGTGGGCGCGACGGCGGGCCGACGAGTCAGGGCAGTCCGCCGACCACATCAGCCCGCAACGGATGGCCGCGCTCGTGTTCGGTACCTTCGTGGTGGGCATCTACGGCGGATATTTCACTGCGGCACAGGGGATTTTGCTGATCGCCGTGATGGGCGCGCTGTTGCCGGAGTCGATCCAGCGGATGAACGCCGCCAAGAACTTGCTGGCGTTGCTGGTGAACATCGTCGCCGCGGCTGCCTACACGATTGTCGCGTTCGACCGGATCAGCTGGACGGCGGCTGGTCTGATCGCGGTGGGTTCTCTGGTCGGCGGATTTCTCGGCGCGCACTACGGGCGGAGGCTGTCGCCGAACGCGCTGCGGGGTGTGATCGTGGTGGTCGGTTTGATCGGGCTGTATCGGTTGGTGACGGTCTGA
- the cmk gene encoding (d)CMP kinase, producing MSGSLLVAVDGPAGTGKSSVSRALARALGARYLDTGAMYRIVTLAVLRAGTDLADESAIEQAAADAEVGLGSDPDEDRAYLAGEDVSAEIRGDAVTRAVSAVSAVPPVRARLVDLQRALAASGGRLVVEGRDIGTVVLPNADVKIFLTASAEERARRRNTQNIAGGLPDDYANVLADVQRRDHLDSTRAVSPLRAADDALVVDTSDMNENQVVTRLLELVIQHAGVRR from the coding sequence GTGAGCGGGTCCTTGTTGGTGGCGGTCGACGGTCCCGCCGGAACCGGAAAGTCTTCGGTGTCACGGGCTTTGGCACGTGCGCTGGGGGCGCGGTATCTGGACACCGGGGCGATGTACCGAATCGTCACGCTGGCCGTCCTACGGGCCGGCACCGATCTGGCCGACGAGTCTGCCATCGAGCAAGCAGCGGCCGACGCGGAAGTCGGCCTAGGTTCGGATCCTGACGAGGACCGCGCTTACCTTGCCGGCGAAGACGTCTCGGCTGAGATTCGGGGCGATGCAGTGACCCGCGCGGTGTCGGCAGTGTCGGCCGTGCCCCCGGTGCGGGCGCGGCTGGTCGACTTGCAGCGCGCCTTGGCGGCCAGCGGTGGACGACTTGTGGTGGAAGGCCGCGACATCGGCACGGTGGTATTACCGAATGCGGACGTGAAGATCTTCCTCACAGCCTCGGCTGAGGAGCGGGCACGCCGGCGTAATACGCAGAACATTGCCGGCGGGCTGCCTGACGATTACGCGAACGTGCTGGCAGACGTGCAGCGAAGGGATCACCTCGATTCCACCCGGGCGGTGTCGCCACTTCGGGCTGCCGACGACGCACTAGTGGTCGACACCAGCGATATGAACGAAAACCAAGTGGTCACACGCCTTTTGGAGCTCGTGATCCAACATGCGGGAGTGCGACGATGA
- the der gene encoding ribosome biogenesis GTPase Der has protein sequence MSSTESDGTWTDEGDWEIGEAVAEAIEEVTSPPPVLAVVGRPNVGKSTLVNRILGRREAVVQDIPGVTRDRVSYDANWLGRRFVVQDTGGWEPDAKGLQQLVADQAQVAMRTADAIILVVDAVVGATASDEAAAKLLRKSGKPVFLAANKVDTERGEADAAALWSLGIGEPHPISAMHGRGVADLLDEVMAKLPEVSELSGSGGGPRRVALVGKPNVGKSSLLNRLAGDERSVVHDVAGTTVDPVDSLIELGGKVWRFIDTAGLRRKVGQASGHEFYASVRTHGAIDAAEVVMVLIDGSQPLTEQDQRVLSMVIEAGRALVLVFNKWDLVDEERRYDLDREIERQLAQVQWAPRVNISAKTGRAVQKLVPALETALASWDKRISTGQLNTFLKEVVAATPPPVRGGKQPRILFATQAASRPPTFVLFTSGFLEAGYRRFLERRLRETFGFEGSPIRINVRVREKRGAPKRR, from the coding sequence ATGAGTTCGACCGAGTCCGACGGCACGTGGACCGACGAGGGTGACTGGGAGATCGGCGAAGCCGTCGCCGAGGCGATTGAGGAAGTAACGTCGCCACCGCCGGTGCTCGCTGTGGTCGGTCGGCCCAACGTCGGCAAATCCACTCTGGTGAACCGGATCCTGGGCCGTCGCGAGGCCGTCGTGCAAGACATTCCCGGCGTCACCCGGGACCGGGTGTCCTACGACGCGAACTGGCTGGGCCGGCGCTTTGTGGTGCAGGACACCGGGGGATGGGAACCCGACGCCAAGGGGCTGCAACAGCTCGTGGCCGATCAGGCTCAGGTGGCGATGCGTACCGCCGATGCGATCATCCTCGTGGTCGACGCGGTGGTGGGGGCAACGGCTTCCGACGAGGCCGCGGCGAAACTGCTGCGCAAGTCCGGCAAGCCGGTTTTCCTGGCAGCCAACAAGGTTGACACCGAACGCGGTGAGGCCGACGCCGCTGCGCTGTGGTCATTGGGCATCGGGGAGCCGCATCCGATCAGCGCCATGCACGGGCGTGGAGTCGCCGATCTGCTGGACGAGGTGATGGCGAAGCTGCCCGAGGTGTCGGAGCTGTCCGGCAGTGGCGGGGGCCCGCGCCGCGTCGCGCTGGTCGGTAAGCCGAATGTCGGCAAGAGTTCGCTGCTCAACCGGCTGGCCGGGGACGAGCGGTCCGTGGTGCACGACGTGGCGGGCACCACGGTCGATCCGGTCGACTCGTTGATCGAATTGGGCGGCAAGGTCTGGCGTTTCATCGACACCGCGGGGCTCCGCCGCAAAGTCGGGCAGGCCAGCGGGCACGAGTTCTACGCCTCGGTGCGCACACACGGTGCGATCGACGCCGCCGAAGTGGTGATGGTGCTGATCGACGGTTCCCAGCCGCTGACCGAGCAGGATCAGCGGGTGTTGTCGATGGTGATCGAAGCCGGCCGGGCACTGGTGCTGGTGTTCAACAAGTGGGACTTGGTCGATGAGGAGCGGCGCTACGACCTGGACCGCGAGATCGAACGGCAACTGGCGCAGGTGCAGTGGGCTCCGCGGGTGAATATCTCCGCCAAGACCGGTCGCGCCGTGCAGAAGCTGGTGCCCGCGCTGGAGACGGCGCTGGCGTCCTGGGACAAGCGGATCTCTACCGGGCAGCTCAACACCTTTCTCAAGGAAGTGGTTGCCGCGACCCCGCCACCGGTGCGCGGCGGCAAACAGCCCCGCATTCTGTTCGCCACCCAGGCAGCCAGCCGGCCGCCGACATTCGTGCTGTTCACCAGCGGGTTCCTGGAGGCCGGCTACCGCCGGTTCCTGGAACGCCGGCTGCGTGAGACGTTCGGTTTCGAAGGCAGTCCGATCCGGATCAATGTGCGAGTCCGTGAGAAGAGGGGCGCTCCCAAGCGCCGGTGA
- the scpB gene encoding SMC-Scp complex subunit ScpB, which produces MANDDEIPSVVDLGADRDIDVVAVSELEDGELGAVLEALLLVVDTPVTVDALASATEQPANRITAKLRLMAEELAARDSGIDLREAGGGWRMYTRARYAPYVERLLLDGARSKLTRAALETLAVVAYRQPVTRTRVSAVRGVNVDAVMRTLLARGLITEAGTDPDTGATAFATTELFLERLGLSSLTDLPDIAPLLPDVDVIDDLSESLGDEPRFAKLNGGSPKGDQPQTFDVDKDLHG; this is translated from the coding sequence ATGGCTAACGATGACGAGATCCCGTCTGTTGTCGACCTCGGGGCCGACCGGGACATCGACGTCGTCGCCGTCTCCGAGCTGGAGGACGGCGAGCTGGGGGCCGTGCTGGAGGCGCTACTGCTGGTGGTCGACACCCCGGTGACGGTCGACGCGCTGGCGAGCGCCACCGAACAACCGGCCAACCGGATCACCGCCAAGCTGCGGTTGATGGCCGAGGAACTGGCAGCCCGCGACAGCGGCATCGACCTGCGGGAGGCCGGCGGCGGGTGGCGGATGTACACCCGTGCGCGCTACGCCCCGTACGTGGAGCGCCTCCTGCTGGACGGAGCACGGTCCAAACTCACCCGCGCCGCACTGGAAACGCTGGCGGTGGTCGCCTACCGCCAACCCGTGACCAGGACGCGGGTCAGTGCGGTCCGCGGCGTCAACGTCGACGCTGTGATGCGGACGCTGCTGGCCCGCGGGTTGATCACGGAGGCCGGTACCGATCCGGACACCGGGGCCACGGCATTCGCCACCACCGAGTTGTTCCTGGAGCGGCTGGGGCTCAGCTCACTGACCGATCTACCCGACATCGCGCCGCTGTTGCCCGATGTCGACGTGATCGACGACCTGAGCGAATCCCTCGGTGACGAACCGCGATTCGCCAAACTCAACGGTGGTTCGCCGAAGGGCGACCAGCCGCAGACCTTCGACGTGGACAAGGACTTACATGGTTGA
- a CDS encoding pseudouridine synthase — MVDEGVRLQKVLSQAGIASRRVAERMITDGRVEVDGRVVTELGTRVDPAVAEIRVDGSRIVLDDTLVYLAINKPRGMHSTMSDDRGRPCVGDLVEHRVRGNKKLFHVGRLDADTEGLLLLTNDGELAHRLMHPSFEVSKTYVATVLGTVPRGLGKKLRAGVELDDGPAHVDDFAVVDTVPGKTMVKVTLHEGRNRIVRRLLAAVDFPVQELVRTDIGTVSLGDQRPGSIRALSRKEIGELYQAVGL, encoded by the coding sequence ATGGTTGACGAGGGAGTGCGGCTGCAAAAAGTGTTGTCGCAGGCGGGAATTGCATCCCGCCGCGTGGCCGAGCGGATGATCACCGACGGTCGTGTCGAGGTCGACGGCCGGGTGGTCACCGAACTGGGCACTCGAGTGGACCCCGCCGTGGCAGAGATCCGTGTCGACGGTTCCCGCATCGTGCTCGACGACACCCTGGTGTACTTGGCGATCAACAAACCCCGCGGCATGCACTCGACCATGTCGGACGATCGTGGCCGGCCATGCGTGGGCGATCTTGTGGAGCACCGGGTTCGCGGCAACAAGAAGCTGTTCCACGTGGGCCGGCTGGACGCCGACACCGAGGGTCTGCTGTTGCTGACCAACGACGGTGAGTTGGCCCACCGGCTCATGCATCCGTCCTTCGAGGTATCGAAGACCTACGTCGCGACCGTGCTCGGCACCGTGCCGCGCGGGCTGGGCAAGAAGTTGCGGGCTGGCGTCGAATTGGACGACGGGCCGGCACATGTCGACGATTTCGCGGTAGTTGACACGGTGCCGGGCAAGACCATGGTGAAGGTCACCCTGCATGAGGGACGTAACCGGATCGTGCGACGGCTGCTGGCCGCGGTAGATTTTCCGGTGCAGGAGCTCGTGCGCACCGACATCGGCACGGTGTCGCTGGGTGATCAGCGTCCGGGCAGTATCCGAGCGCTCAGCCGTAAGGAAATCGGCGAGCTTTATCAGGCGGTGGGTTTGTGA